The Bernardetia sp. ABR2-2B DNA window AACTACTTCTTTCTAAAAGTTATTTTTTTTAAAAAAATCATCAAACAGTTCTTTTGCTTTTTTTGCTGTTTCATCTACTTTTTCAGATACATTTTGTGCTGTTTGTTTGAACTGGTCATTGAGTTCCGATGATTGCGTAGTGTTTCTTGCAGACTTTGTTGCTTCATTAAAGTCATTTGCATATCCTTCTGACGCTTCTTTTACGTCTTCCCAAACAGAGGCATTTTTCTCTGCATCGGTTCTTTTAGGATAATTTCCTTGTAGTATATCGTCATAACCTCCAGAGCGCACCCAGTTTACAATCTCTAAAGCACGAGTAGAAGCAAAGGGATGAGATTGCCCAATCATATTAAAAAACTTAAATATATTATCACTTGTGTTATCCATTTTATTGTATTCTTCAGCTTGTTCTAAGAAAGCTGCAACATCCATATTTTCAAAATCTCCACCTGCTAATTTCATAGATACACGAAGCGAAACATCTGGATTTTGAGTGGCTAAAAGTCCTGCTCGGTCTGCACTCAATTCGCTTTTTCTGCTCCATTCTTGCAAAGCATAATAAACACCTGAAAAAATCCAGTCAGGAATTGGAA harbors:
- a CDS encoding M48 family metallopeptidase; protein product: MTTKKTVLHQISSRAWEHPADRAALASLKKVPGLDKLLSMLFGATSERSLRLMYLASAVRVSEKQFGRVNSLFTEVCKTMDIEKRPEVYVSQSEVLNAFAVGMDSPFIVLNSALVERFDDEELTEVLGHELGHIMSGHMLYRTLFVLLQQISRSVIKLPIPDWIFSGVYYALQEWSRKSELSADRAGLLATQNPDVSLRVSMKLAGGDFENMDVAAFLEQAEEYNKMDNTSDNIFKFFNMIGQSHPFASTRALEIVNWVRSGGYDDILQGNYPKRTDAEKNASVWEDVKEASEGYANDFNEATKSARNTTQSSELNDQFKQTAQNVSEKVDETAKKAKELFDDFFKKNNF